The sequence below is a genomic window from Candidatus Nanopelagicales bacterium.
TGCAGCCTCCCCCGGCGCCTCGGGCAATCGCCCGGACGACAGCCCGGTCGGCTGCCCCGGCGCGCCCGGCTCGAACCCGAAGACCTGCAGGTCCTCGGTGCCGTCGGGCAGCGGGCTGCTCGTCGTGAGCGTCGCGATGGCGGCGGCATCGGCCACGCCATCGACCGCCCCCACGGCCGTCACGACCTCGGGAGCCAGCCGGCTGGCCTGGATGTTGTCGCGCGCCGCGGCGGAGTAGACCAGGACGTCCGCGTCGAGTCCCTCCAGGGCACCGGTGAACGAGCGGATGAGCGCCGACGACAGGGTCGACAGCAGCAGCACCAGGAACACCAGCAGCGCGACCGCCCCGGTGAGCAGGCCGAAGCGCAGCGGCGCACGCCGCACCTCGGTCAGGGCCAGGCCCACGGTGACTCCCCTCGCGTCCTCGACGATCCGCACCCATCCTGGTGGCGGTACCCGCGTTCGGCATCTCGAGCCGCCGGGCGGCCCGACGTTCCTCAGCAGGCGAAGTATTTATACTCAGCATGCTGAGGATCAGCAAACTGAGGAACGCCGGATACGCTGTGACAGTGGTCTCACCCGGTCGCGATGTCCCCGCCGACGACTCCCCCGAGTCGTGGACGCTGAGCCGGCTGCTGGTGACCGCGACCCGGCTGGTGGAGCACGGGATCGCCGAGGAGCTCCGACCGTACGGACTGACCCATGCGGGCTTCGGAGTGCTCGCGATGGTGCATCCGGGACCACTCAGCCAGCGGGAGATCGCCCACCGCGCCCGCGTGGAGGAGCAGACGGTCAGCCGCACCGTCGAGCGGCTGGAGCGCCTCGACCTGGTCCGCCGGTCCCGTGACCCGCACGACCGACGGCGGGTACTGGTCGAGCCGACCGCTGCCGGCCGACGGGCGTTCCGGGCCGCGACCCGGCACGACCGCGCCGAGGAGTTGCTGGCCGAGCTGCCCGACCCGGAAGGGTTCCGGGCCCAGCTGGCGACGCTGGTCCGTCGCCTCGGCGGCGAGGACGCCGTGCCGCTCCCGGACGAGCACTGAGCGAACGAGCACCGGGCGGAGGGGCACCGGGCGGACGGGCACCGAGGTCGGTCGGCTACCGGAGCAGACCCGCCACCGCGCTCACCGCCGGCAGGTCGCCCGGCAGCCAGCCGACGTCGTTCAGCTCCGCCACCGTCAGCCACCGGACGGCGTCGTGGTCGAGCAGGGGCACCGGCTCGGCGTCGGGCGCCAGCCGCACCTCGTACACCACCAGGGCCAGGTGGTCGGCGAGCGGGAACGGTCCGCCGACCCGCTTCCCCACGTCGGCGGTGACACCCAGCTCCTCGCGCAGCTCGCGGGCCAGCGCCGCCTCCGGCTCCTCGCCGGGTTCCACCTTGCCGCCGGGCAGCTCCCAGCCGCCTGCGAGCTCGGGCGGCGCCGTCCGCCGCGCGGCGAGCAGTCGACCGTCACGCACCACCGCCCCTGCGACGACCAGCCGACGGCCGTCCGGCAGGACGTGCGTGTCGCGTACCCCGTCCCCGGTCACGCCGGCGGAGTCTGCCAGGCTCGCGACGTGGCGCGACGACTTGATGCCGCCGAGGTGGACCGTCAGCTGGTCAGCCTGCCCTCCTGGCGCGGGGACGTGACCGCGCTGCACCGAGAAGCGCGGATGCCCGAC
It includes:
- a CDS encoding MarR family transcriptional regulator, yielding MVSPGRDVPADDSPESWTLSRLLVTATRLVEHGIAEELRPYGLTHAGFGVLAMVHPGPLSQREIAHRARVEEQTVSRTVERLERLDLVRRSRDPHDRRRVLVEPTAAGRRAFRAATRHDRAEELLAELPDPEGFRAQLATLVRRLGGEDAVPLPDEH
- a CDS encoding (deoxy)nucleoside triphosphate pyrophosphohydrolase, whose protein sequence is MTGDGVRDTHVLPDGRRLVVAGAVVRDGRLLAARRTAPPELAGGWELPGGKVEPGEEPEAALARELREELGVTADVGKRVGGPFPLADHLALVVYEVRLAPDAEPVPLLDHDAVRWLTVAELNDVGWLPGDLPAVSAVAGLLR